The genomic region GCGGCGGGGACATCAGCGGTCAGGTTCTCGGTTCTCATGCTTCGAGACTGCCGACTGCCCCGCCCCGCCGTCTTGTACGTTCCTTGCATGGTGGCCCGGCAGGAGATCTCCGCATGGCGCCCGCCGGTCGCGGGCATCGTGGAGGTCTTCCACGCCCACTTCACCGAGCACGCCTACCCGATGCACGTCCACGACGCCTGGACGCTGCTGATCGTCGACGACGGCGCCGTGCGCTACGACCTGGACCGGCACGAGCACGGCACTCCGCGCGGCACGGTGTCGCTGCTGCCGCCGCAGGTGCCCCACAACGGCTCGCCCGCCACCCCGCACGGCTTCCGCAAGCGGGTGCTCTACCTGGACATGACGCAGCTGGACGCGGGCTACATCGGCCCCGCGGTCGACGGCCCCGATCTGGTCGACCCGGTGCTGCGACAGCGCGTCGGGCAACTGCACACGGCCCTCGCGCACCCCGGGGACGAGCTGGAGGCGGAGAGCAGACTCGCACTGATCGGCGAACGGCTGCGCGGGCATCTGCGGCCCCGGCCGGTGAACCGCCCGCCGGCTCCCGCCCCGGCCCTCGCGCACCGGCTGCGCGAGCTCCTCGACGAGCGGCTGGTCCAGGGGGTGACCCTGGACGAGGCCGGCACGCTGGTGCACGCCCACCCCGCCCACCTGGTACGGGCCTTCAGCGCCGCTTTCGGGATCGCCCCGCACCAGTACCTGATGTCCCGCCGGATCGACCGCGCCCGCCGGCTGCTGCTGGACGGCCGGCCGCCCGGCGAGGTGGCCGTGGCCACCGGGTTCTACGACCAGTCCCACCTGGCCCGGCACTTCAAGCGGGTCGTGGGCATCGCACCGGGGCGGTACGCCGGCACCGGGCCGACGCGGGCCGGCGTCAGTTGAGCATCGCGCGCGCCGACCGGGCCCGCCTCCGGATCGCCTCGGCCGCCCCCGGTTCGACCGCGGCGACCACCTCCGCGTACTCGTCCAGCTCCGCTGCCCCGCGCACGAAGTCACCGCGTTCGACGAGCAGTTGGGCGTGCTCGTAGCGGAGCCGGGCCGGATGGGCGGGGAGCAGCAGGGAGAGCTCGATCGCCCACAGGTGTACGTCGGTGCGCTCCGGGCGGGCGGCGGCCCAGGCGCGGATGTTGTTCAGGACGCGCAGGACGATCTCCAGCGGGCCCGCCGGGGCGAGCATCGAGGGGTCCAGGGGTGCACCCGTCGTCCCCGTGACCAGGATCCCGGCGTCCTGGGCGGTCAGCTGCCGGCCTCCGGCGAACGGATCGACCAGGACCTGTTCGTCCGCCGGGTCCGACGGGTGCCCGAGGCCGACCACGAAATGACCGGGCAGCGCCACGCCGTACACCGGGGCTCCGGCCCGGCGTGCGACCTCGGTCCAGACCACCGAGAGCAGGATCGGCAGCCCGCGGCGGCGGCGCAGCACCTCGTGCAGGAGCGAGGACTCCAGTCGTTGGTAGTCGCCCGGGGTGCCCCTGAACCCGGTCCGTACGCCGAGGAGTTCACCGAGGGCCGCCGCCCAGGCCCGGGGCCCGGAGGTCCCGTACGGCAACAGGCCTGCCAGCCGGTCCAGTTCGATCTGGGCCGCGTCGATGCCGTCCTGCCCCAGCGCGGGGTCGGCCTCGGTGCCCAGCAGCAGACACAGCAGCGCGAGATCGGGCCGCTCGGAGCGCGCCTCCTCGGCGAACTGCCGTCGCCAGTCGGTCGATTGCCCGTCCATCCGAGTCCCGTCCCCGTCCGTCCCTGTCCCGTGTCCTGTGCCGTGCCTGTGGCGAATCTGTTCAGCCCGGACGCCTCAGGCCGCCGCGGAGGTCTGCCGGTAATGGTGGTAGCTGTGGTGGGTCCGGAACCCCATCCCGTCGTACAGCGCACGGGCTCCGGCGTTCTCCTCCTCGACCTGGAGCCACGCGGCCGACGCACCCTCGTCCAGCGCCTTGCGGGCGAGCGCCGCCATCACCGTGCTCGCCAGCCCCCGGCGGCGGGCGGCGGGAGCCACCTCTATCGCCATGAAGCCCGCCCAGCGGCCGTCGACCACACAGCGCCCGATCG from Streptomyces sp. NBC_01267 harbors:
- a CDS encoding helix-turn-helix transcriptional regulator codes for the protein MVARQEISAWRPPVAGIVEVFHAHFTEHAYPMHVHDAWTLLIVDDGAVRYDLDRHEHGTPRGTVSLLPPQVPHNGSPATPHGFRKRVLYLDMTQLDAGYIGPAVDGPDLVDPVLRQRVGQLHTALAHPGDELEAESRLALIGERLRGHLRPRPVNRPPAPAPALAHRLRELLDERLVQGVTLDEAGTLVHAHPAHLVRAFSAAFGIAPHQYLMSRRIDRARRLLLDGRPPGEVAVATGFYDQSHLARHFKRVVGIAPGRYAGTGPTRAGVS
- a CDS encoding transglutaminase-like domain-containing protein; this translates as MDGQSTDWRRQFAEEARSERPDLALLCLLLGTEADPALGQDGIDAAQIELDRLAGLLPYGTSGPRAWAAALGELLGVRTGFRGTPGDYQRLESSLLHEVLRRRRGLPILLSVVWTEVARRAGAPVYGVALPGHFVVGLGHPSDPADEQVLVDPFAGGRQLTAQDAGILVTGTTGAPLDPSMLAPAGPLEIVLRVLNNIRAWAAARPERTDVHLWAIELSLLLPAHPARLRYEHAQLLVERGDFVRGAAELDEYAEVVAAVEPGAAEAIRRRARSARAMLN